TCGGTTTTAATCGCAGGTTTGTCCCAAAAGTGAAAGAGCTGAAACAGCACGGAAAAGCGAATATGATTATTATTCAAAAAAACCGTTTCTCCTCCCCAGACTTCGTGCGACGGTTTATTTTAGATGACTTTGTTCATGTCGTGGATACGCTTCGCTTCCTGATGGATACGGAAGTAAAAGAGGTAAAAGTCGATTTTCAGCGGGATGGCGACATGCTTAACAATCTTATCATCCAGTTGATTGGCGATAACTGCCATGCTCTTGGCATCATGAATAGAAATGGTGCTGTCAATGAAGAAATCATTGAATACACGACAGGCCACCACAAATACGTCGTAAACAGCCTCGTTGAAACAACACACTACCATAATAAAAATATTAGCATGACAAAATTTGGTGATTGGGAACCTACCTTATATAAACGGGGCTTTTACAACATTATCGATTACTTTATGGACTGTGTAATCAATAACCGGCAGCCAGACCCTTCCATAGATGATTCCCTGTTCACCCATGAAATTTGCGAAAGTATTGTAAAAGCGATTGATGAATCTTTATAAAATTTTTATGTTGGTATGGGAAAGGATGACTGGGGTGGCCTTTATACCCCTTAAAAACATTTAGAGATTAATTCAACTTTAGTTGCTCTGTTCTATACAAGCGGACAAACTTATTCAATTAACATTTATCGTGGAAATATTAATTATGTGGGAACTCAAAGGTCCCCTTTTTCCCTTGAGTCCCC
The Salipaludibacillus sp. LMS25 DNA segment above includes these coding regions:
- a CDS encoding Gfo/Idh/MocA family protein, with the translated sequence MRLGIIGLGDIAKKAYLPVLAEKEGVEIVLCTRNPETLTTLSKKYRFDETAHTVEELMTKNIDAAIVSTATDAHVETAEKLLANGIHIYIDKPISTILSETEKIAKLAKDSGAIAMVGFNRRFVPKVKELKQHGKANMIIIQKNRFSSPDFVRRFILDDFVHVVDTLRFLMDTEVKEVKVDFQRDGDMLNNLIIQLIGDNCHALGIMNRNGAVNEEIIEYTTGHHKYVVNSLVETTHYHNKNISMTKFGDWEPTLYKRGFYNIIDYFMDCVINNRQPDPSIDDSLFTHEICESIVKAIDESL